A part of Bacillus rossius redtenbacheri isolate Brsri chromosome 1, Brsri_v3, whole genome shotgun sequence genomic DNA contains:
- the LOC134527594 gene encoding metallo-beta-lactamase domain-containing protein 1 → MSAYRIHVLFEGYSTLQEHVQIANCTCTLITGQKNVIVDTMTPWDGARIFEALRVRSLKCEDIDYVVSTHGHADHVGNNNLFLNATHIVGTCIFKCDKFYNYDFDGGNPYPLDGGSVCVFATPGHTLDHVSVLVRTEDLGVVVVAGDLFEKEEDVFNPEIWKASGSADQCLQVQHRNKVLLESDYIIPGHGPMFKVTEGMRDTVKN, encoded by the coding sequence ATGTCTGCTTACAGAATACACGTTCTGTTCGAAGGGTACTCGACCCTTCAAGAACATGTACAAATTGCAAACTGCACATGTACGCTTATTACTGGTCAGAAAAATGTGATCGTCGACACGATGACTCCTTGGGATGGGGCACGTATTTTTGAAGCATTGAGGGTACGAAGCTTGAAATGTGAGGATATCGATTATGTCGTTTCAACCCACGGTCATGCAGACCACGTTGGTAATAACAATCTGTTTTTAAATGCCACGCACATAGTTGGAACTTGCATTTTCAAATGCGATAAGTTTTATAATTATGACTTTGACGGTGGAAACCCGTACCCTTTAGACggcggaagtgtgtgtgtgttcgcgACTCCAGGCCACACCCTTGACCATGTATCTGTGCTAGTCAGAACCGAAGATTTGGGCGTTGTGGTGGTGGCGGGAGATCTGTTCGAAAAGGAAGAGGATGTGTTCAATCCGGAAATATGGAAGGCCTCGGGCAGTGCAGACCAGTGCCTTCAAGTGCAACACAGAAATAAAGTGTTGCTGGAATCTGACTATATAATTCCAGGCCATGGACCTATGTTCAAAGTCACAGAGGGAATGCGTGATACTgtgaaaaattaa